The Osmerus eperlanus chromosome 12, fOsmEpe2.1, whole genome shotgun sequence genome has a segment encoding these proteins:
- the slc35g1 gene encoding solute carrier family 35 member G1 → MTESSASIDDRVLSVVPRRQEDIRVVFHKVADIEDEEDDVHATERVHLQSNSHDSPCISNDDEKAGSNTKQVDNTNAILRFCSRYTCCRTDCSDGNPIPAGGETPFDKEPEKKRKCPGLGIFYSLLSTVFFSVIALLVKSIEGIHAIEISAIRCFFQMLFVMPLLLYHNIGFLGPRDKRVYLVLRGLLGSNAMILLYYAVQQMPLADATIIMFSNPVFTSLLAWIFLKEKCTIWDCVFTVFTLAGVILIARPPFLFGARTEGIEGDYTNHLKGTIAAFGGAIAAAFVFVVLRKMGKSVHYYLSVWYYAVMGFIECVIVLSVMEEWTLPFCGRDRWILMLIAVLGIAGQIFLTKALQIEKAGPVALMRTVDVVLAFTFQFLFFDHKPTWWSLGGALCVVVSTSGVALRKLYANKMKS, encoded by the exons ATGACAGAAAGTAGCGCTTCCATAGACGACCGAGTTTTATCGGTCGTTCCACGTAGACAGGAAGATATCAGAGTAGTGTTTCACAAAGTTGCCGATATCGAAGACGAGGAAGACGATGTACACGCAACAGAGAGGGTTCACTTACAAAGTAACAGTCATGATTCACCGTGTATCAGTAATGATGATGAAAAGGCAGGCAGCAACACAAAACAAGTGGACAACACCAATGCCATTCTTCGGTTCTGTTCCCGGTACACATGTTGTAGAACTGACTGCAGCGATGGGAATCCCATCCCGGCCGGGGGAGAAACCCCGTTTGATAAAG aACCAGAGAAGAAGCGCAAGTGTCCAGGCTTGGGTATTTTCTACAGTCTCCTGTCCACAGTGTTCTTCTCTGTCATCGCCCTCCTGGTGAAGAGCATCGAGGGCATCCATGCCATAGAGATCAGCGCCATTCGCTGCTTCTTCCAGATGCTGTTTGTCATGCCTCTGCTGCTCTATCACAA TATTGGATTCCTGGGCCCGAGGGACAAGCGTGTTTACCTGGTGCTGCGTGGCCTCCTGGGCTCCAACGCCATGATCCTGCTCTACTACGCCGTGCAGCAGATGCCCCTGGCGGATGCCACCATCATCATGTTCTCTAACCCTGTCTTCACCTCCCTGCTTGCCTGGATTTTTCTTAAGGAGAA GTGCACCATTTGGGACTGCGTTTTCACCGTTTTCACCCTGGCAGGGGTCATCCTCATTGCCCGGCCGCCCTTCCTCTTCGGGGCGCGTACGGAGGGTATCGAGGGTGACTACACCAATCACCTCAAGGGGACAATCGCTGCCTTCGGCGGCGCCATCGCTGCCGCGTTTGTCTTTGTCGTTCTCAGGAAGATGGGGAAGAGTGTCCACTACTACCTCTCTGTGTGGTACTACGCAGTCATGGGCTTCATAGAGTGCGTCATCGTTCTGTCAGTGATGGAGGAGTGGACTCTGCCCTTCTGTGGGCGGGACCGCTGGATCCTGATGTTGATTGCGGTGCTGGGGATCGCTGGGCAGATCTTCCTCACCAAGGCTCTGCAGATAGAGAAAGCCGGGCCTGTGGCCTTGATGAGGACGGTGGACGTAGTTCTGGCCTTCACTTTCCAGTTCCTCTTCTTTGACCATAAGCCGACCTGGTGGAGCCTGGGAggggctctgtgtgtggtggtcaGCACTAGTGGGGTGGCCCTCAGGAAGTTGTATGCCAACAAGATGAAGAGTTGA
- the lgi1b gene encoding leucine-rich glioma-inactivated protein 1b, with amino-acid sequence MGYANRAVKGCAVFLWVATVVLLAESRRVKQPRCPASCTCSKDNALCVNIRSVPHSFPTDVFSLSFVNSGFNEITGGSFVYTPAIRLLLFSANSFDLIDEDAFLGLPHLEYLFIENNKIESISPFAFRGLKALIHLSLASNNLETLPKDIFKGLDALSNVDLRGNSLVCDCKLKWLVEWMHSTNATVYTIYCSGPSVYQGKKINDLLPQSFDCIAADFASYQSLKFESISVEDFTFGNDQYVVFAQPFTGTCSFQEWDHVEMVFRTFDSIESTSTVVCKPMVIDNQLFVIVAQLFAGSHIYKRDTSANKFIKIQDIDILKIRKPNDIETFLIDGESFFVIADSSKAGSTTVYKWNGNGFYSHQSLHPWYRDTDVEYLEISTKPHLILSSSSQRPVVYQWNKALKQFDRRTDIPEMEDVFAVKHFQVKGDLFICLTRFIGDSKVMRWDGAMFKEVQTVPSRGSMVFQPVAVGNWQYAILGSDYSLTQVYQWDVKSGLFVHAQELNIQSPRAFSLLSIDNREFLLASSFKGKSQIYEHLMIDLSN; translated from the exons ATGGGATATGCAAACAGAGCCGTGAAAGGATGTGCGGTGTTTCTGTGGGTCGCCACCGTCGTTCTCTTAGCGGAGAGCAGAAGAGTGAAGCAACCCAGATGTCCTGCATCTTGTACCTGTTCTAAAGATAATGCCCTGTGCGTGAATATCCGATCCGTCCCACACAGTTTCCCAACCGACGTCTTCTCATT GTCTTTTGTCAACTCAGGCTTCAATGAAATCACAGGTGGTAGCTTCGTTTACACACCGGCCATTCGGCTTCT CTTATTCAGTGCTAATTCATTTGACTTAATTGATGAAGATGCCTTCCTAGGTCTGCCCCACCTAGAGTACCT GTTCATCGAAAACAACAAGATAGAATCTATCTCCCCGTTTGCTTTCCGAGGCCTGAAAGCCCTGATACATCT gaGCCTAGCTTCCAATAACCTAGAAACATTGCCCAAAGACATTTTCAAGGGTTTGGATGCCTTGTCTAACGT GGATCTGCGGGGGAACAGCCTGGTATGTGACTGCAAGCTGAAGTGGCTGGTTGAATGGATGCACAGCACCAATGCCACCGTGTATACGATCTACTGCAGTGGTCCCTCTGTCTACCAGGGCAAGAAGATCAATGATCTCCTGCCTCAGTCCTTCGACTGCATCGCAGCAG attttgCCTCCTATCAGTCCCTGAAGTTTGAATCCATCTCCGTAGAGGACTTTACCTTTGGCAACGATCAATATGTTGTGTTTGCCCAACCATTCACTGGAACATGCAGCTTTCAGGAATGGGACCATGTTGAAATGGTCTTTCGAACCTTTGATAGTATTGAAA GCACCTCTACCGTGGTGTGTAAACCCATGGTGATCGACAACCAGCTGTTCGTCATCGTGGCCCAGCTGTTCGCTGGCTCCCACATCTACAAGCGTGACACTAGCGCCAATAAGTTCATAAAGATACAAGACATAGACATCCTGAAGATCCGGAAGCCCAATGACATTGAGACGTTCCTCATTGATGGCGAGTCCTTCTTTGTTATAGCCGACAGCTCCAAGGCCGGTTCCACCACCGTGTACAAGTGGAACGGTAATGGGTTCTACTCTCACCAGTCTCTCCACCCATGGTACCGGGACACAGATGTGGAGTACCTGGAGATCTCCACCAAGCCCCACCTGATCCTCTCCAGCAGCTCCCAGAGGCCTGTGGTCTACCAGTGGAACAAGGCCCTGAAGCAGTTTGACCGACGAACCGACATTCCTGAGATGGAGGACGTCTTCGCCGTCAAGCACTTTCAGGTCAAAGGCGACCTCTTCATCTGCCTCACCCGCTTCATCGGTGACTCAAAGGTGATGCGCTGGGATGGCGCCATGTTCAAGGAGGTCCAGACGGTGCCTTCAAGAGGCTCCATGGTGTTCCAGCCAGTCGCCGTGGGCAACTGGCAATACGCCATCTTGGGCAGCGACTACTCGCTGACGCAGGTGTACCAGTGGGATGTCAAGAGTGGCCTGTTCGTTCACGCCCAGGAGCTCAACATTCAATCACCTAGAGCTTTCTCTTTGCTGTCCATCGACAACAGGGAGTTCCTCCTAGCTTCCAGCTTCAAAGGGAAATCTCAGATCTATGAGCACCTTATGATAGACCTGAGTAATTGA
- the fra10ac1 gene encoding protein FRA10AC1 isoform X2: MDNLVKVHGGGGYDSDFSDEDSQGETSQRGVKRKREDELLQKPFQKGKHTKVAHRTVASDEWDREEARNRRHHLISMNAFERHKKFVGDYILYYGGRMDDLKRSTANDKTDMDVVRENHRFLWRDDDEEDMTWEKELAKKYYDKLFKEYCIADLSRYKENKFGFRWRVENEVVSGKGQFMCGNKRCEKQEGLKSWEVNFAYVEQGEKRNALVKLRLCPECSFKLNYHHKRKEVKAKKKVRRSSLEEEGESQSKRSKSSSRSKKNRHKDKRKRKHKENSFSSDSEDSQHSDKDVEGGNEAEGPSEAEHWSGPAPAMEEKSREEEFDEYFEDMFL, translated from the exons ATGGACAATCTCGTTAAG gtgcatGGAGGTGGGGGCTATGACTCAGACTTCAGTGATGAGGACAGCCAGGGAGAGACCTCTCAGCGAGGGGTCAAAAG GAAGCGCGAAGATGAGCTGCTGCAGAAGCCTTTCCAGAAAGGCAAACACACCAAGGTGGCACACAGGACTGTGGCCTCTGATGAATGGGATCG gGAAGAAGCCAGAAACAGGCGACACCACTTGATATCAATGAACGCT TTTGAGAGGCATAAAAAGTTTGTTGGAGACTACATATTGTACTATGGGGGGAGGATGGACGATCTCAAGCGGTCCAC GGCCAATGATAAAACAGATATGGATGTGGTGCGTGAAAACCACCGCTTCCTGTGGAGAGACGATGACGAGGAGGATATGACATG GGAGAAGGAGCTGGCCAAGAAGTACTATGACAAACTTTTTAAAGAATACTGCATAGCTGACCTTAGCAGATACAAGGAAAACAAA TTTGGGTTCCGATGGCGTGTTGAAAATGAAGTGGTCTCTGGCAAAG gTCAATTTATGTGTGGGAACAAGCGCTGTGAGAAACAGGAGGGCCTCAAGAGCTGGGAGGTGAATTTTGCCTACGTGGagcaaggagagaagaggaatgcACTCGTCAAACTTC GACTGTGTCCAGAATGCTCCTTTAAACTCAACTACCATCACAA gaggaaggaggtgaaAGCCAAGAAGAAGGTGAGGAGGTCGTCtttggaggaggaaggtgaaTCCCAGTCCAAGAGATCCAAGTCGTCATCTCGCTCCAAGaaaaacagacacaaagacaaacgTAAGAGGAAACATAAAG AAAATTCCTTCTCCAGTGACTCTGAGGACTCCCAGCACTCAGACAAAG ACGTTGAGGGCGGGAATGAGGCAGAGGGCCCGTCGGAGGCGGAGCACTGGAGCGGTCCCGCCCCTGCTATGGAGGAGAAATCAAG GGAGGAGGAGTTTGATGAATATTTCGAGGACATGTTCCTGTGA
- the fra10ac1 gene encoding protein FRA10AC1 isoform X1 gives MDNLVKVHGGGGYDSDFSDEDSQGETSQRGVKRKREDELLQKPFQKGKHTKVAHRTVASDEWDREEARNRRHHLISMNAFERHKKFVGDYILYYGGRMDDLKRSTANDKTDMDVVRENHRFLWRDDDEEDMTWEKELAKKYYDKLFKEYCIADLSRYKENKFGFRWRVENEVVSGKGQFMCGNKRCEKQEGLKSWEVNFAYVEQGEKRNALVKLRLCPECSFKLNYHHKRKEVKAKKKVRRSSLEEEGESQSKRSKSSSRSKKNRHKDKRKRKHKENSFSSDSEDSQHSDKADVEGGNEAEGPSEAEHWSGPAPAMEEKSREEEFDEYFEDMFL, from the exons ATGGACAATCTCGTTAAG gtgcatGGAGGTGGGGGCTATGACTCAGACTTCAGTGATGAGGACAGCCAGGGAGAGACCTCTCAGCGAGGGGTCAAAAG GAAGCGCGAAGATGAGCTGCTGCAGAAGCCTTTCCAGAAAGGCAAACACACCAAGGTGGCACACAGGACTGTGGCCTCTGATGAATGGGATCG gGAAGAAGCCAGAAACAGGCGACACCACTTGATATCAATGAACGCT TTTGAGAGGCATAAAAAGTTTGTTGGAGACTACATATTGTACTATGGGGGGAGGATGGACGATCTCAAGCGGTCCAC GGCCAATGATAAAACAGATATGGATGTGGTGCGTGAAAACCACCGCTTCCTGTGGAGAGACGATGACGAGGAGGATATGACATG GGAGAAGGAGCTGGCCAAGAAGTACTATGACAAACTTTTTAAAGAATACTGCATAGCTGACCTTAGCAGATACAAGGAAAACAAA TTTGGGTTCCGATGGCGTGTTGAAAATGAAGTGGTCTCTGGCAAAG gTCAATTTATGTGTGGGAACAAGCGCTGTGAGAAACAGGAGGGCCTCAAGAGCTGGGAGGTGAATTTTGCCTACGTGGagcaaggagagaagaggaatgcACTCGTCAAACTTC GACTGTGTCCAGAATGCTCCTTTAAACTCAACTACCATCACAA gaggaaggaggtgaaAGCCAAGAAGAAGGTGAGGAGGTCGTCtttggaggaggaaggtgaaTCCCAGTCCAAGAGATCCAAGTCGTCATCTCGCTCCAAGaaaaacagacacaaagacaaacgTAAGAGGAAACATAAAG AAAATTCCTTCTCCAGTGACTCTGAGGACTCCCAGCACTCAGACAAAG CAGACGTTGAGGGCGGGAATGAGGCAGAGGGCCCGTCGGAGGCGGAGCACTGGAGCGGTCCCGCCCCTGCTATGGAGGAGAAATCAAG GGAGGAGGAGTTTGATGAATATTTCGAGGACATGTTCCTGTGA